In a single window of the Renibacterium salmoninarum ATCC 33209 genome:
- the panD gene encoding aspartate 1-decarboxylase, whose protein sequence is MIRTMFKSKIHRATVTHANLHYVGSVTVDKDLLDAADILPGELVAIVDVTNGSRLETYTIEGQAGSGVIGINGAAAHLVNIGDTVILISYAQMTTAEAREYLPSIVHVDAANKIVQLGTDPAEALTEGLNRPPFSTTA, encoded by the coding sequence ATGATCCGTACTATGTTCAAATCAAAGATTCACCGCGCCACGGTCACGCACGCAAATTTGCACTACGTTGGCTCGGTCACGGTAGATAAAGACCTGCTTGACGCCGCAGACATCCTGCCCGGCGAGCTTGTTGCGATCGTCGATGTAACCAACGGTTCCCGTTTGGAGACTTACACGATCGAAGGTCAAGCCGGCTCCGGAGTGATCGGCATTAACGGCGCGGCGGCGCACCTAGTCAACATTGGCGACACAGTGATTTTGATTAGTTACGCCCAAATGACCACGGCAGAAGCGCGAGAGTACTTGCCGTCAATCGTGCACGTCGATGCCGCCAACAAGATTGTGCAGCTGGGAACTGACCCGGCAGAAGCTCTTACCGAAGGCCTGAACCGGCCACCATTTTCCACCACGGCCTAA